In Leucobacter sp. CX169, a single genomic region encodes these proteins:
- a CDS encoding helix-turn-helix transcriptional regulator has translation MAPEVHEAQSRAATDRLILGKRIRHFRTQAGLTLEQLGNRVGVVASQLSLVENGRREPKLSLLQGISRELDVDLSALLSSEAPDHRSALEIELERAQASQNYLQLGLPLIRSPKSLGDDSLEAIVGLHRELGRRSRAAAATPEEARRANTAIRHQMREKNNYLPDIERAAEELMARVGHTGGAVTHRMVAVLAELLGFTLIFVDDLPSNTRSITDLENGRIYLPPASIPGGHGLRSLALQAMGHRVLQHDRPVSYAEFLAQRLQINYFASACLMPELPAAEFLLQAKENRNLAIEDFRDAFGVTHEAAAHRFTNLATRHLDLRVHFMRADADGALTRGYENDGMPLPEDPTGSIEGQILCRKWPARTAFERTNRTSEFYQYTDTPDGTFWESVQTGDAGPNGTYSISFGVPFDDAKWFRGRDTGIRTVSTCPDESCCRTPQAELLNRWQDHAWPSARMHAHVLAPLPTGSFPGVDDTVMYEFLTRHAPE, from the coding sequence ATGGCACCAGAGGTTCATGAAGCTCAGTCTCGAGCAGCCACCGATCGGCTGATCCTCGGCAAAAGGATTCGACACTTTCGCACTCAAGCAGGCCTGACGCTCGAGCAGCTCGGCAATCGCGTGGGCGTCGTGGCGAGTCAGCTCTCCCTCGTCGAGAACGGCCGCCGCGAGCCCAAGCTGTCCCTCCTCCAGGGCATCTCGCGCGAACTCGACGTTGACCTCAGCGCGCTCCTCAGCAGCGAGGCTCCCGATCATCGCAGCGCGCTCGAGATCGAACTCGAGCGCGCCCAGGCCAGCCAAAATTACCTCCAGCTCGGTCTCCCCCTGATTCGCTCCCCCAAGTCACTCGGCGACGATTCGCTTGAGGCCATCGTCGGGCTGCACCGAGAACTTGGCCGCCGCTCGCGCGCGGCGGCGGCGACGCCCGAAGAGGCCCGCCGGGCAAACACCGCGATCCGGCACCAGATGCGCGAAAAGAACAACTATTTGCCAGATATCGAACGTGCTGCTGAGGAACTCATGGCACGTGTCGGCCACACCGGCGGCGCCGTCACGCACCGAATGGTCGCGGTGCTCGCGGAACTCCTCGGCTTCACCCTGATCTTCGTGGACGACCTCCCCTCGAACACGCGCAGCATCACCGACCTTGAGAACGGGCGCATCTATTTGCCCCCGGCTTCGATCCCTGGTGGGCACGGCCTGCGCTCGCTCGCGCTCCAGGCGATGGGCCACCGGGTGCTGCAGCACGACCGGCCAGTCAGCTACGCCGAGTTCCTCGCTCAGCGCCTGCAGATCAACTACTTCGCGTCGGCTTGCCTCATGCCCGAGCTCCCCGCAGCCGAGTTCTTGCTGCAGGCGAAGGAGAACCGCAATCTCGCGATCGAGGACTTCCGCGACGCCTTCGGCGTGACGCACGAGGCCGCTGCGCACCGGTTCACGAACCTCGCTACCCGGCACCTCGACCTGCGTGTGCACTTCATGCGCGCCGACGCCGACGGGGCCCTCACTCGCGGGTACGAGAACGACGGCATGCCACTGCCCGAAGACCCGACCGGATCGATCGAGGGGCAGATCCTGTGCCGTAAGTGGCCCGCACGCACCGCGTTTGAACGCACGAACCGCACAAGCGAGTTCTACCAGTACACCGACACCCCCGATGGCACTTTCTGGGAGAGCGTGCAGACGGGTGACGCGGGGCCCAACGGCACATACTCCATCAGCTTTGGCGTGCCATTCGACGACGCGAAGTGGTTCCGCGGCCGCGATACCGGTATTCGCACCGTCTCGACCTGCCCGGACGAATCATGTTGCCGCACCCCGCAGGCGGAGCTTCTGAACCGCTGGCAGGATCATGCCTGGCCGAGCGCGCGCATGCACGCCCACGTGCTCGCTCCCCTGCCGACCGGCTCGTTCCCCGGTGTCGATGACACCGTGATGTACGAGTTCCTCACCCGTCACGCGCCCGAGTAG
- a CDS encoding AraC family transcriptional regulator → MELVYVLRGELSVRVSSERFVLEEGDYALLNAGDMHVFEGGEDTLIAVLQLELAAFLPGFPQLHGAIFACESFDLPRYLGTETSQREQLLAIFCAEPAARIPLVERLLGEMLDSYGVEHYYDRRRTLNQSRRSLIRAVTALLREHAAERNVLDLVSEQLHYSKSALSRIARESTGMSFSDLLTNVRLWRAEVLLLETEDTMVSIAAACGFSDVKYFTRAFRSWFACTPSQYRRENLDRLRGQESVEPLAAFPVEVCAGHLRGELPSGRPVRRSVTPIDVVTIAAERDTFVEAASSTTLASLMPTGASPEAPSARMLPHLLPIRADAEGFRHADWQHMLRLADRDLYRPVLIVSATRAVEARAVAEQLRALAIADVDLWVSYRFGDEHLAEHLSRELADHHGVTAVPMLTG, encoded by the coding sequence ATCGAGCTCGTCTACGTGCTGCGCGGCGAGCTCAGCGTGCGGGTGAGCAGTGAACGGTTTGTGCTGGAGGAGGGCGACTACGCCCTGCTCAACGCGGGCGACATGCACGTCTTCGAGGGTGGCGAGGACACGCTGATCGCCGTCCTGCAACTCGAGCTTGCTGCCTTTCTGCCGGGATTCCCGCAACTACACGGCGCGATCTTCGCCTGCGAGTCGTTCGACCTGCCGCGGTACCTGGGCACCGAGACGTCCCAGCGCGAGCAACTCCTGGCGATCTTCTGCGCCGAGCCCGCGGCGCGCATCCCACTCGTTGAGCGCTTGCTCGGGGAGATGCTCGATTCGTACGGCGTCGAGCACTACTACGATCGGCGCCGCACGCTCAATCAGAGCCGCCGATCGCTCATACGCGCGGTCACTGCGTTGCTGCGCGAGCACGCGGCTGAGCGCAACGTGCTCGACCTCGTGAGCGAGCAGCTGCACTACAGCAAGAGTGCGTTGTCCCGCATCGCCCGCGAATCGACAGGGATGAGCTTTAGCGATCTCCTCACGAACGTCCGGCTGTGGAGGGCGGAGGTGTTGTTGCTCGAGACCGAAGACACGATGGTGAGTATCGCTGCCGCGTGCGGCTTCTCCGACGTGAAGTACTTCACTCGGGCATTCAGGTCTTGGTTTGCCTGCACGCCCTCGCAGTATCGCAGGGAGAACCTGGATCGCCTCCGCGGCCAGGAGAGCGTTGAGCCGCTCGCGGCGTTTCCCGTCGAGGTGTGTGCCGGACACCTGCGCGGGGAGCTGCCGAGCGGCCGACCGGTCAGGCGCAGCGTCACTCCCATCGACGTCGTCACCATTGCCGCAGAGCGCGATACCTTCGTGGAGGCCGCGAGTTCCACGACGCTCGCGAGCCTCATGCCGACGGGTGCGTCGCCCGAGGCGCCGTCCGCGCGCATGCTCCCGCACCTGCTGCCCATTCGCGCCGACGCGGAGGGATTCCGGCACGCCGACTGGCAGCACATGCTGCGGCTCGCCGACCGAGATCTCTACCGCCCCGTGCTGATCGTCTCTGCCACGCGCGCGGTGGAGGCCAGGGCGGTGGCGGAGCAACTTCGAGCGCTCGCGATCGCCGATGTTGACCTCTGGGTGTCGTATCGCTTTGGAGACGAACACCTCGCCGAACACCTCTCACGGGAGCTCGCCGATCACCACGGCGTGACCGCGGTGCCGATGTTGACGGGCTGA
- a CDS encoding amidohydrolase, with amino-acid sequence MNLLLTGGVIHTQDATNRVVDTLAVVDGRIVFAGERDGFVAMRDAACAAPVLREINLGGRVVVPGFIDSHTHPEMVSKSAWHTRLPWTDDVTEILDFVRDYAAAHPREEMPFLYFEYYPSTLFGDGQPTKELLDAVVSDRPVLLQDFSEHASWVNSKALEYMGVNRDTPDPVPGLEMFVRDEQGEPTGHLLELVQLRFMDTMYRNLGWTPPEQMTPETLETFLSFLAQSGVTALFDAMLADEDVVKSLAELDRRGELNLHYEGALRFRSRADLPAAIARAQRLNAEYGGDRIRVNALKLFLDGTNETGNSAVLEPMCGGHSPADGAVDLGEIQMDVAELHACLELCNRERIDVHIHLVGDRAFRTACDAVALARASAAEAGESWDTQVTFAHCELVDPEDMHRPAELGIFINWTPHWSGGYFGEGAIAHLGEDRWSRMYQFNQMVDSGAMLTLASDVTTRYEMERAAPLFGMQVASTRVDPDYPLDGNRYPGSVRPAPEASLSRELLLAGYTTHGAKQLRIDHQAGSLEVGKLAHLAVLSDDLFAVEPGALGDIHCEAVVFEGRLISGTLPGW; translated from the coding sequence GTGAACCTCCTCCTCACCGGTGGCGTGATTCACACGCAGGACGCGACGAACCGCGTCGTAGACACCCTCGCGGTCGTCGACGGCAGGATCGTGTTCGCGGGGGAGCGCGACGGATTCGTCGCGATGCGCGATGCCGCCTGCGCCGCGCCGGTGCTTCGCGAGATCAACCTCGGAGGACGCGTCGTGGTTCCCGGCTTTATCGACAGCCACACTCACCCCGAGATGGTGTCGAAGAGCGCCTGGCATACCCGCTTGCCGTGGACGGACGACGTCACGGAGATCCTTGACTTCGTGCGTGACTATGCGGCCGCACATCCGAGGGAAGAAATGCCGTTTCTGTACTTTGAGTACTACCCCAGCACCCTGTTTGGCGACGGGCAGCCGACCAAGGAACTCCTGGACGCCGTGGTCTCGGACCGCCCGGTCTTGCTGCAAGACTTCAGTGAGCACGCGAGCTGGGTGAACAGCAAGGCGCTCGAATACATGGGGGTGAACCGGGACACCCCTGATCCGGTGCCGGGGCTCGAAATGTTCGTGCGCGACGAGCAGGGTGAGCCCACCGGACATCTTCTGGAGCTGGTGCAGCTGCGCTTCATGGACACGATGTATCGCAACTTGGGGTGGACTCCTCCCGAGCAGATGACGCCTGAGACGCTGGAGACATTTTTGAGTTTTCTGGCGCAGAGTGGCGTCACGGCCCTCTTTGACGCCATGCTGGCTGATGAAGACGTCGTGAAGTCGCTTGCCGAGCTCGACCGCAGGGGCGAACTCAACCTGCACTACGAGGGCGCCCTTCGCTTTCGCTCGCGTGCTGATCTCCCCGCGGCGATCGCGCGTGCGCAGCGGCTGAACGCCGAGTACGGGGGCGATCGGATCCGTGTGAACGCGCTCAAACTGTTTCTCGACGGCACCAACGAGACGGGGAACAGCGCGGTGCTCGAGCCGATGTGCGGGGGACACTCGCCCGCGGACGGGGCGGTCGACCTCGGTGAGATCCAGATGGACGTCGCCGAGTTACATGCCTGTCTCGAGCTGTGCAACCGCGAGCGCATCGACGTCCACATCCACCTCGTCGGCGACCGCGCCTTCCGGACCGCGTGCGACGCCGTCGCACTCGCCCGAGCGAGTGCCGCGGAGGCCGGCGAGTCCTGGGACACACAGGTCACCTTTGCGCACTGCGAACTCGTCGATCCCGAGGACATGCATCGTCCCGCCGAACTCGGGATCTTCATCAACTGGACCCCGCACTGGTCGGGTGGCTACTTCGGCGAGGGCGCGATCGCGCACCTCGGCGAGGACCGATGGAGCCGGATGTACCAGTTCAACCAGATGGTCGACAGCGGTGCGATGCTGACGCTGGCGAGTGATGTCACCACCCGATACGAGATGGAGCGCGCCGCCCCACTCTTCGGCATGCAAGTCGCTTCGACGCGAGTCGACCCCGACTACCCGCTCGACGGGAACCGTTACCCCGGAAGCGTGCGCCCCGCGCCGGAGGCCAGCCTCTCGCGCGAGCTGCTCCTGGCGGGGTACACGACGCACGGCGCGAAGCAGCTGCGGATTGACCATCAGGCGGGATCGCTCGAGGTGGGCAAATTGGCACATCTGGCAGTTCTCAGCGACGATCTGTTTGCGGTCGAACCGGGCGCTCTCGGCGACATCCACTGTGAGGCCGTGGTGTTTGAGGGGCGCCTGATCTCGGGCACACTCCCGGGCTGGTGA
- a CDS encoding APC family permease, with protein MSAGKSGLKRVLSLKHLVAFGFAYLAPTVVFNYYGVATSLTGGMMALAYLITMGVMFFTAYAYAQMVRAFPVSGSAYSYVRRAVNPWIGFGTGWVLLLDYLLLPMICFLLFGIYMNEYVPAVPTVIWVVLAAAFGVTINILGARISGRINIVLVSLQAVFCIVLIGLIVGFVASGGGSTSLIVPEAIVDIVRLDGGSLLWASSILAVSFLGFDAVTTLAEETEEPAKTVPRAIMIVCFGAGIAFAIIAYFLQIAWPTAYRDLADPDTGIFELLPMIGGESLSLTFFVTDQLASILAGTAAIAAVSRVLYSMGRDAILPQRFFGQVSQRFGTPVNNILLTGALSLTAVFYADNLLGAASLTSFGAITGFILVNYAVISHYVIREGRRSRADLCKFLLLPAIGILVNLVLWWNIDLQAKVLGGIWLFVGVIYLGVISRGFRTLPGEMRFDDGDTEAPANAAAARVSEHSA; from the coding sequence ATGAGTGCAGGAAAGAGCGGGCTGAAGCGAGTACTGTCGCTGAAGCACCTGGTGGCGTTCGGGTTTGCCTATCTGGCGCCCACGGTGGTGTTCAATTACTACGGCGTCGCGACCAGCCTGACCGGCGGCATGATGGCGCTCGCCTATCTCATCACCATGGGAGTGATGTTCTTCACCGCGTACGCGTACGCGCAAATGGTGCGGGCGTTTCCCGTGTCGGGTTCTGCCTACAGCTACGTGCGGCGAGCGGTGAACCCGTGGATCGGGTTCGGCACCGGATGGGTGTTGCTGCTCGACTATCTCTTGCTGCCAATGATCTGTTTCCTGCTCTTCGGTATCTACATGAACGAGTACGTGCCAGCGGTCCCCACGGTGATTTGGGTGGTGCTGGCCGCCGCGTTCGGGGTGACGATCAACATTCTGGGCGCGCGCATTTCCGGCCGGATCAACATCGTCCTCGTATCCCTGCAGGCGGTCTTTTGCATCGTGTTGATCGGACTCATTGTGGGCTTCGTGGCGAGCGGCGGGGGCAGTACATCACTGATCGTTCCTGAGGCGATCGTCGATATCGTGCGCCTCGACGGAGGAAGTCTGCTCTGGGCCAGCTCAATTCTCGCCGTGTCGTTCCTCGGCTTCGACGCGGTCACTACGCTCGCCGAAGAGACCGAGGAACCGGCAAAGACGGTGCCCCGGGCGATCATGATCGTCTGCTTTGGTGCCGGCATCGCGTTCGCGATAATCGCGTACTTCCTGCAGATCGCCTGGCCCACGGCGTACCGCGACCTGGCAGATCCAGACACGGGCATTTTTGAGCTGCTGCCCATGATTGGTGGGGAGTCGCTCTCGCTCACCTTCTTCGTCACCGATCAGCTGGCGAGTATTCTCGCGGGCACCGCGGCGATCGCAGCGGTCTCGCGCGTGCTGTACAGCATGGGGCGCGACGCGATCCTGCCGCAGCGGTTCTTCGGGCAGGTGTCTCAACGTTTCGGCACCCCGGTCAACAACATCCTGCTTACCGGGGCGCTCTCGCTCACTGCGGTCTTCTACGCCGACAACCTGCTGGGGGCGGCCTCGCTGACGAGCTTCGGCGCCATCACCGGCTTCATCTTGGTGAACTACGCGGTGATCAGCCACTACGTGATCCGAGAGGGACGACGCAGCCGGGCGGACCTGTGCAAGTTTCTCCTGCTGCCCGCGATCGGGATCCTCGTCAACCTGGTGCTGTGGTGGAACATCGACCTGCAAGCCAAAGTCCTCGGCGGCATCTGGCTCTTCGTCGGAGTGATCTATCTTGGAGTGATCAGCCGAGGGTTCCGCACGCTTCCGGGCGAGATGCGATTCGATGATGGGGATACTGAGGCGCCTGCCAACGCCGCTGCCGCACGAGTCTCGGAGCACAGCGCGTGA
- a CDS encoding NAD(P)/FAD-dependent oxidoreductase has protein sequence MSKKILIVGGGYAGFYTAWKLEKWLRAGEAEVTIVDPLPYMAYLPFLPEVASGSIEPRHAVVARRRHLKSTANIAGKVTAISHANKSVTITPNVGEAFDFAYDHIVIATGSVSRTFPIAGIADNAIGMKTIEEAVAVRDRLVGNFERAASLPKGSAERERLLTVTVVGGGFAGIETISELRSFASALLRRYPELSFDETKFHLIEAMGRIMPEVSLETSLWVIKDQTRRGVEIHLDTQLSSAVDGKIELSTGESFESDLIVWTAGVMPRPFLRGTDLPIGPRGHVIGSPELRITTEAGEALEGAWTVGDTSQTPDISSTPGPGGFCVPNAQHAVRQGKLLAKNIVADLRGEGVVEYNHKNLGAVAGLGVNTGVFQSGKFALTGYFAWLAHRFYHGLAIPSWERKWRVFGGWVGHFFLGRDIVNIEAVQQPRALFEEFASRPKA, from the coding sequence GTGTCGAAGAAAATTCTGATCGTTGGCGGCGGCTACGCCGGCTTCTACACTGCGTGGAAGCTGGAGAAGTGGCTGCGTGCCGGTGAGGCCGAGGTCACGATTGTCGACCCGCTTCCCTACATGGCGTACCTGCCCTTCCTGCCCGAGGTTGCATCCGGCTCGATCGAGCCCCGCCACGCGGTGGTCGCTCGTCGCCGTCACCTCAAGAGCACCGCGAACATCGCGGGCAAGGTCACCGCGATCTCGCACGCAAACAAGTCCGTTACGATCACCCCGAACGTCGGCGAGGCATTCGACTTCGCGTATGACCACATCGTGATCGCCACCGGTTCGGTGTCGCGCACGTTCCCGATCGCCGGCATCGCAGACAACGCGATTGGCATGAAGACCATCGAGGAGGCCGTCGCAGTGCGCGATCGCCTGGTCGGCAACTTCGAGCGCGCGGCGAGCCTGCCCAAGGGGTCGGCGGAGCGCGAGCGCCTGCTCACGGTCACCGTCGTGGGTGGCGGCTTCGCCGGTATCGAGACGATCTCCGAGCTGCGCTCGTTCGCGTCGGCGCTGCTGCGCCGGTACCCGGAGCTCAGCTTTGACGAGACGAAGTTCCACCTCATCGAGGCCATGGGTCGCATCATGCCCGAGGTTTCGCTTGAGACCTCGCTTTGGGTGATCAAGGATCAGACCCGTCGCGGCGTCGAGATTCACCTCGACACGCAGCTTTCCTCCGCTGTGGACGGCAAGATTGAGCTCTCGACCGGTGAGTCGTTCGAGTCGGACCTCATTGTCTGGACCGCCGGCGTCATGCCCCGTCCGTTCCTGCGCGGCACGGACCTCCCGATTGGCCCCCGCGGCCACGTCATCGGCAGCCCGGAGCTCCGCATCACCACCGAGGCCGGCGAGGCACTCGAGGGTGCCTGGACAGTCGGCGACACGTCGCAGACCCCCGACATCTCTTCGACCCCCGGCCCCGGCGGCTTCTGCGTTCCGAACGCACAGCACGCGGTTCGCCAGGGCAAGCTGCTCGCGAAGAACATCGTCGCTGACCTGCGCGGCGAGGGCGTGGTGGAGTACAACCACAAGAACTTGGGCGCGGTCGCCGGCCTCGGCGTGAACACCGGCGTGTTCCAGTCGGGCAAGTTCGCGCTCACGGGCTACTTTGCTTGGCTCGCGCACCGCTTCTACCACGGCCTCGCGATCCCGTCGTGGGAGCGCAAGTGGCGCGTGTTCGGTGGCTGGGTCGGCCACTTCTTCCTCGGCCGCGACATCGTGAACATCGAGGCAGTGCAGCAGCCCCGCGCACTGTTCGAGGAGTTCGCCTCGCGCCCCAAGGCGTAG
- a CDS encoding DUF501 domain-containing protein, whose amino-acid sequence MTRLPLPLPEPTEADIAAVSEQLGRQARGVVGIAARTRTGEPTVVATAPRLDDGTPFPTFYYLSHPGAVTAASRLEAEGVMVEFNQMLQDDEELRAKYAAAHLAYIADRETVGEVPELHGVSAGGMPTRVKCLHALIGHALAAGPGVNPIGDLALERADWRP is encoded by the coding sequence ATGACCAGGCTGCCCCTGCCCTTGCCCGAGCCCACCGAGGCCGACATTGCGGCCGTGAGTGAGCAGCTTGGTCGCCAGGCTCGCGGAGTCGTTGGCATCGCCGCGCGCACGCGCACCGGCGAGCCCACCGTCGTCGCGACGGCGCCCCGTCTGGACGACGGCACCCCGTTCCCCACGTTCTATTACCTGAGCCACCCGGGTGCGGTCACCGCCGCCTCGCGCCTCGAGGCCGAGGGCGTCATGGTGGAGTTCAACCAGATGCTGCAGGACGACGAGGAACTGCGCGCGAAGTATGCTGCCGCGCACTTGGCATACATCGCTGACCGTGAGACCGTCGGCGAGGTGCCCGAGCTGCACGGAGTGAGCGCCGGGGGAATGCCGACCCGCGTGAAGTGCCTGCACGCGCTCATCGGACACGCGCTCGCGGCCGGTCCCGGTGTCAATCCCATCGGTGACCTCGCGCTCGAACGTGCGGACTGGCGACCGTAG
- a CDS encoding septum formation initiator family protein, whose product MTREPRGRRAREDVAEWLGSLRFSGFTLMLVGLTIAGAVIVSPSVSTFVQQRREISELRESVRLHRESVETIDQERVKWKDPAYIRAQARDRLFYVLPGETQLSVIDDVVIPDGSDDVPSAELTAVERNWAKTLVSSVLIAGTTGHTPDDASGDIPPAASGTKETSK is encoded by the coding sequence ATGACACGGGAGCCGAGAGGTCGACGCGCGCGGGAGGATGTCGCCGAATGGCTGGGCAGCCTCCGCTTCAGCGGGTTTACTCTCATGCTCGTCGGGCTCACGATCGCCGGTGCGGTGATCGTGAGCCCGAGCGTGTCGACGTTCGTGCAGCAGCGCCGTGAGATTTCCGAGTTGCGCGAAAGCGTCCGGCTGCACCGCGAATCGGTCGAGACGATCGACCAAGAGCGCGTGAAATGGAAAGACCCGGCCTATATTCGCGCCCAGGCGCGGGACCGACTGTTCTACGTGCTGCCGGGCGAGACCCAGCTCAGCGTGATCGACGATGTCGTGATCCCGGACGGCTCAGATGACGTCCCGAGCGCCGAGCTCACCGCCGTTGAGCGGAACTGGGCAAAGACTTTGGTGTCGTCGGTGCTGATTGCCGGCACCACGGGCCACACTCCGGACGATGCGTCCGGTGACATACCCCCTGCTGCGTCAGGGACGAAGGAGACATCGAAATGA
- the eno gene encoding phosphopyruvate hydratase, protein MAFIDAVIAREILDSRGNPTVEVEVGLTDGTVSRAAVPSGASTGAFEAFELRDGNPDRYAGKGVLKAVDAVFDVLGPAIDDFAADDQRLVDQALIEVDGTDNKSKLGANAILGVSLAVAKAAAESAALPLYRYLGGPNARTLPVPLMNIINGGAHADTGVDIQEFMAVPLGAESFSEGLRWGVEVYHELKALLKEKGLTTALGDEGGFAPDLPHNAAALDLIVEAIERAGYVPGTDVALALDVASTEFYEDGVYTFEGQKRSAADMIAYYADLMAKYPLVSIEDPLAEDDWEGWNQLTAELGDKVQLVGDDLFVTNPKRLADGIAQGTANSILVKVNQIGTLTETLDAVQMAQRAGYTAVMSHRSGETEDVTIADLAVATDCGQIKTGAPARSDRVAKYNQLLRIEEELGNAAAYAGRGAFPRFTA, encoded by the coding sequence GTGGCATTTATCGACGCAGTGATCGCACGCGAGATCCTCGATTCGCGCGGCAACCCGACCGTCGAGGTCGAGGTCGGCCTGACGGACGGAACGGTAAGCCGTGCGGCGGTGCCCTCGGGCGCATCGACTGGCGCGTTCGAGGCATTTGAGCTGCGCGACGGCAATCCCGATCGCTACGCAGGCAAGGGTGTCTTGAAGGCAGTCGACGCTGTCTTTGACGTGCTCGGCCCGGCGATTGACGACTTCGCCGCTGATGACCAGCGCCTGGTCGATCAGGCGCTCATCGAGGTCGACGGCACGGACAACAAGTCGAAGCTCGGCGCGAACGCGATCCTGGGCGTCAGCCTCGCGGTGGCGAAGGCCGCTGCCGAGTCGGCCGCACTGCCCCTGTACCGCTACCTGGGTGGCCCGAACGCCCGCACGCTGCCCGTGCCGCTCATGAACATCATCAACGGTGGCGCCCACGCCGACACCGGCGTCGACATCCAGGAGTTCATGGCGGTGCCCCTCGGCGCCGAGAGCTTCTCGGAGGGCCTGCGCTGGGGCGTCGAGGTGTACCACGAGCTCAAGGCGCTGCTCAAGGAGAAGGGCCTCACTACTGCCCTCGGTGACGAGGGTGGCTTCGCCCCCGATCTGCCCCACAACGCCGCGGCCCTGGACTTGATCGTCGAGGCGATCGAGCGTGCCGGCTACGTCCCGGGTACCGACGTCGCGCTTGCGCTCGACGTCGCGTCGACCGAGTTCTACGAGGACGGCGTCTACACGTTCGAGGGCCAGAAGCGCTCGGCCGCAGATATGATCGCCTACTACGCCGACCTCATGGCAAAGTACCCGCTCGTCTCGATCGAGGATCCCCTCGCCGAGGACGACTGGGAGGGCTGGAACCAGCTGACCGCCGAACTGGGCGACAAGGTGCAGCTCGTGGGTGACGACCTCTTCGTCACGAACCCGAAGCGCCTCGCCGACGGCATCGCGCAGGGAACCGCCAACTCGATCCTGGTGAAGGTCAACCAGATCGGCACGCTGACCGAGACGCTTGACGCCGTGCAGATGGCGCAGCGCGCCGGCTACACCGCCGTCATGTCGCACCGCTCGGGCGAGACCGAAGACGTCACGATCGCCGACCTTGCCGTCGCGACCGACTGCGGCCAGATCAAGACCGGCGCCCCTGCGCGCAGCGACCGGGTCGCGAAGTACAACCAGCTGCTCCGCATCGAGGAGGAGCTGGGGAACGCCGCAGCGTATGCCGGCCGAGGTGCGTTCCCGCGCTTCACGGCCTAA
- a CDS encoding VOC family protein translates to MTSQVFVNLTTRDLARSQTFYEALGCTINPQFSDENAICVIWSGEIYFMMLLPEFFDSFGGKPIADPAQFTQVRTAFSRDSKVAVDAIVDAALSHGGALTGETQDLGFMYGRAVEDPDGNILEFFFMDMEAAAAGMEAA, encoded by the coding sequence GTGACCAGTCAAGTGTTCGTCAATCTCACCACTCGTGATCTCGCGCGTTCGCAGACCTTTTACGAGGCGCTCGGCTGCACGATCAACCCGCAGTTCTCCGACGAAAACGCGATCTGTGTGATCTGGAGCGGCGAGATCTACTTCATGATGCTGCTCCCCGAGTTCTTCGACAGCTTTGGCGGAAAGCCGATCGCTGACCCCGCACAGTTCACGCAGGTGCGCACCGCGTTCAGCCGTGATTCGAAGGTGGCGGTTGACGCAATCGTCGATGCGGCGCTCTCGCACGGGGGCGCGCTGACCGGCGAGACGCAGGATCTCGGGTTCATGTATGGCCGCGCGGTCGAGGACCCGGACGGCAACATCCTCGAGTTCTTCTTCATGGACATGGAGGCGGCCGCAGCCGGCATGGAGGCCGCGTAG